From Saccopteryx leptura isolate mSacLep1 chromosome 3, mSacLep1_pri_phased_curated, whole genome shotgun sequence, one genomic window encodes:
- the IMPA1 gene encoding inositol monophosphatase 1 isoform X1 — protein sequence MHLIVQLSEVRLLEVCRRCVLICIKPVPKMADPWQECMEYAVTLARRAGEVVRDALKNEMNVMIKSSPADLVTATDQKVEKMLLSFIKEKYPSHSFIGEESVAAGEKSVLTDNPTWIIDPIDGTTNFVHRFPFVAVSIGFVVNKKMEFGVVYSCVEDKMYTGRKGKGAFCNGQKLQVSQQEDITKSLLVTELGSCRTPETVRTILSNMEKLLCIPIHGIRGVGTAAVNMCLVASGAADAYYEMGIHCWDMAGAGVIVTEAGGVLMDVTGGPFDLMSRRIIAAGSRTLAERIAREIQVVPFQRDDEE from the exons ACTTTTAGAGGTTTGTCGCCGCTGTGTGCTGATATGCATTAAACCTGTCCCGAAGATGGCAGATCCCTGGCAGGAGTGCATGGAGTATGCAGTGACCCTGGCAAGGCGGGCCGGTGAG GTGGTTCGTGATGCTCTAAAGAATGAAATGAATGTTATGATCAAAAGTTCTCCAGCTGACTTAGTAACTGCAACTGaccaaaaagtggaaaaaatgcttctctctttcataAAGGAAAAGTATCCATCACACAG TTTCATTGGTGAGGAATCTGTGGCTGCGGGTGAGAAGAGCGTCTTGACCGACAACCCCACGTGGATCATTGACCCTATTGACGGAACGACTAACTTTGTACATAG attcccttTTGTTGCTGTTTCAATCGGCTTTGTTGTGAATAAAAAG ATGGAGTTCGGAGTTGTCTACAGCTGTGTGGAGGACAAGATGTACACgggcaggaaggggaagggtgcCTTCTGCAACGGCCAGAAGCTGCAGGTGTCGCAGCAGGAAG ataTCACCAAGTCACTGTTGGTGACAGAGCTGGGTTCTTGCAGAACGCCAGAGACTGTGAGGACCATCCTCTCCAACATGGAGAAACTTCTCTGCATCCCCATTCACGG GATCCGAGGCGTTGGGACCGCGGCTGTCAACATGTGCCTGGTGGCCAGCGGAGCCGCGGATGCGTACTATGAAATGGGTATCCACTGCTGGGACATGGCGGGAGCCGGCGTCATCGTCACCGAAGCGGGCGGCGTGCTGATGGACGTAACAG GGGGCCCGTTTGACTTGATGTCGCGGAGGATAATCGCCGCGGGCAGTAGAACCTTGGCGGAGAGAATAGCCCGCGAGATTCAGGTGGTGCCCTTCCAGAGAGACGACGAGGAGTGA
- the IMPA1 gene encoding inositol monophosphatase 1 isoform X2, giving the protein MADPWQECMEYAVTLARRAGEVVRDALKNEMNVMIKSSPADLVTATDQKVEKMLLSFIKEKYPSHSFIGEESVAAGEKSVLTDNPTWIIDPIDGTTNFVHRFPFVAVSIGFVVNKKMEFGVVYSCVEDKMYTGRKGKGAFCNGQKLQVSQQEDITKSLLVTELGSCRTPETVRTILSNMEKLLCIPIHGIRGVGTAAVNMCLVASGAADAYYEMGIHCWDMAGAGVIVTEAGGVLMDVTGGPFDLMSRRIIAAGSRTLAERIAREIQVVPFQRDDEE; this is encoded by the exons ATGGCAGATCCCTGGCAGGAGTGCATGGAGTATGCAGTGACCCTGGCAAGGCGGGCCGGTGAG GTGGTTCGTGATGCTCTAAAGAATGAAATGAATGTTATGATCAAAAGTTCTCCAGCTGACTTAGTAACTGCAACTGaccaaaaagtggaaaaaatgcttctctctttcataAAGGAAAAGTATCCATCACACAG TTTCATTGGTGAGGAATCTGTGGCTGCGGGTGAGAAGAGCGTCTTGACCGACAACCCCACGTGGATCATTGACCCTATTGACGGAACGACTAACTTTGTACATAG attcccttTTGTTGCTGTTTCAATCGGCTTTGTTGTGAATAAAAAG ATGGAGTTCGGAGTTGTCTACAGCTGTGTGGAGGACAAGATGTACACgggcaggaaggggaagggtgcCTTCTGCAACGGCCAGAAGCTGCAGGTGTCGCAGCAGGAAG ataTCACCAAGTCACTGTTGGTGACAGAGCTGGGTTCTTGCAGAACGCCAGAGACTGTGAGGACCATCCTCTCCAACATGGAGAAACTTCTCTGCATCCCCATTCACGG GATCCGAGGCGTTGGGACCGCGGCTGTCAACATGTGCCTGGTGGCCAGCGGAGCCGCGGATGCGTACTATGAAATGGGTATCCACTGCTGGGACATGGCGGGAGCCGGCGTCATCGTCACCGAAGCGGGCGGCGTGCTGATGGACGTAACAG GGGGCCCGTTTGACTTGATGTCGCGGAGGATAATCGCCGCGGGCAGTAGAACCTTGGCGGAGAGAATAGCCCGCGAGATTCAGGTGGTGCCCTTCCAGAGAGACGACGAGGAGTGA